The Parus major isolate Abel unplaced genomic scaffold, Parus_major1.1 Scaffold659, whole genome shotgun sequence genome contains a region encoding:
- the DMAC1 gene encoding distal membrane-arm assembly complex protein 1: MSPRAAEPAPDAVPVPAPGSASPRPLFGGCWSCRLLSGAGLLMAAIWVFQGPRSTMRKGIPPSMGALAQITFAAGLGAWGIVILADPVGTWHRKQP; encoded by the exons ATGTCCCCGCGGGCCGCGGAGCCCGCACCGGACGCGGTTCCGGTGCCCGCGCCCGGTTCGGCCTCGCCGCGGCCGCTGTTCGgcggctgctggagctgccgCTTGCTGAGCGGCGCGGGGCTGCTGATGGCCGCCATTTGGGTGTTCCAGGGGCCGCGCAGCACCATGAGGAAGGGGATCCCCCCCTCCATGGGCGCCCTCGCCCAGATCACCTTCGCCGCCG GTTTGGGGGCCTGGGGCATCGTCATCCTCGCCGATCCCGTGGGAACGTGGCACCGCAAGCAGCCCTGA